In the Brevundimonas sp. MF30-B genome, GTGGCGGTCGGACGGTTGGCCGTGTCGAAGAAGTCCGCCGTCTGCAGGTGGCGATCCAACCCGTCCGAGTTGGACGCCACATCGGTCAGCGGGATCGTCGCCGTCAACGTGCCGGCCGAGGGGTTGGCCGGGTCGATGGTCAGCTCAGCCTGCACGTTCACGAACTGGCCAATGTAGGTCGAGAACCCCAGATGATCGACCTTCCAGGTGATCTTGCCGTGCTCGGAGTCCAGCGCATAGGCGCCAGCGCGCACCTCGGCGGGGTTCTTGGTGTTGGCCGACTGCGCCACGACGCCGCCGGACGCCAGCAGACTGAGGGCGGCCGCGCCAGCCAGCAGGGGTTTGAACAGGGTCTTCATCAGCGGTCTCCGAAAGGACGATCTGTAATCGCCATTGATGCGGATTAGTACGTCTGCCGTCAAGCCGGTGTTGACATGCCGGCGGGCGGCGGCCATGTCCCCGGCCTCTCCCAACCTGACGCCGCGCGCCCCTCGCCCATGACCTACATCGTCACCGACGCCTGCGTGAAATGTAAGTTCATGGACTGCGTCGAGGTCTGTCCGGTGGACTGCTTCTACGAGGGCGAGAACTTCCTGGTCATCGCGCCTGACGAATGCATCGACTGCGGCGTGTGCGAACCGGAGTGCCCGGTCGACGCCATCGTGCCCGACACCGAGGACGAGCCGGACGGCAAGTGGTTGCAGATCAACGCCGAGTACGCCAAGGCCTGGCCCAACATCACGGTCAAGGGCACGCCGCCGGCCGACCGCGAGCAGTACGAGCGCGAAACCGGCAAGTTCGAGAAGTATTTCAGCCCCAAGCCCGGGAAGGGATCCTGACCGCTTTCGGCACGGGGATTCGCCGCGGCGCGTGTCCCGCGCTGTGGATGTTTTGAAATTCGCGCATTTTGTGATAGGTTACTGTCATTGGGTCGGGCGGTAAGCGAATTCCTCGCGCCGCCCGCGTTTGCGAATGAATCCCGTCCATAGCAGGCGGGGTCGGCCAGAGGTTTGGTGATCCGTTTCCGCTTCGACAAGTGAGTTCATCCGCCCCGACGAGACCCTCGCCGGATCGGACGATCTGTTGTCCCTGCGCCTTCGCCTCGCCCTTCCCTGTTGCCGGGAAAGGACTGACATGACGAACAAAAGCGGTCTGGAGTTCAAGGTCGGCGACGCCGTCGTCTATCCCGCCCACGGCGTCGGCAAGGTCGCCGCCGTCGAGACGCAGGAAGTCGCGGGCATGAGCCTGGAAGTCTATGTGGTCACCTTTGACCACGAGAAGATGACCCTGCGCGTTCCGACCAAGAAGGCCG is a window encoding:
- the fdxA gene encoding ferredoxin FdxA, which translates into the protein MTYIVTDACVKCKFMDCVEVCPVDCFYEGENFLVIAPDECIDCGVCEPECPVDAIVPDTEDEPDGKWLQINAEYAKAWPNITVKGTPPADREQYERETGKFEKYFSPKPGKGS
- a CDS encoding YceI family protein, whose product is MKTLFKPLLAGAAALSLLASGGVVAQSANTKNPAEVRAGAYALDSEHGKITWKVDHLGFSTYIGQFVNVQAELTIDPANPSAGTLTATIPLTDVASNSDGLDRHLQTADFFDTANRPTATFRSTRIEIDSEDPTEADVYGELTLRGVTRPVKMEVQFNQAGPAMGGGYKIGFDGEATVKRSEFGINYALPAIGDEVKLHLEGEFVLKT